In the Octadecabacter sp. SW4 genome, one interval contains:
- a CDS encoding sulfotransferase family 2 domain-containing protein, with translation MIISRGRRYIFVHIPKTGGTAMALALENRAMADDILIGDTPKARRRKGRLKGLRTAGRLWKHSTLADVEGLVTRAELADFMTFTLVRNPWDRAVSYYHWLQDQGFDHPAVQLAQSLSFAAFIAHEHTRTSLRDAPYTAYMRDGAGQEHCRHYLRLEYPADLDPVEGHLGFTIDMPRANTSDRRADWHSYYDATTRGIIAECCADDIARFGYSFDDSA, from the coding sequence ATGATTATCTCGCGCGGGCGCCGCTATATCTTTGTGCATATCCCGAAGACCGGCGGGACAGCGATGGCGCTGGCCCTCGAAAATCGTGCGATGGCGGATGATATCCTGATCGGCGACACGCCCAAGGCCAGGCGGCGCAAGGGGCGGCTGAAGGGTCTGCGCACGGCGGGGCGGCTGTGGAAACATTCCACGCTGGCAGATGTCGAAGGATTGGTGACGCGCGCCGAACTGGCCGATTTCATGACCTTCACGCTGGTGCGCAACCCTTGGGATCGCGCGGTCAGCTATTACCATTGGTTGCAGGATCAGGGGTTTGACCACCCCGCCGTGCAACTGGCGCAAAGTCTGTCGTTCGCCGCGTTTATCGCCCATGAACACACCCGCACCAGCCTGCGCGACGCCCCCTATACTGCCTATATGCGCGATGGCGCGGGGCAGGAACATTGTAGGCATTATCTGCGTCTTGAATATCCTGCGGACCTTGACCCGGTCGAAGGCCACCTTGGGTTCACGATTGATATGCCCCGCGCCAACACATCGGACAGGCGCGCCGATTGGCATAGCTATTATGATGCGACGACGCGGGGAATCATCGCCGAATGTTGCGCCGATGATATTGCCCGCTTTGGCTATTCCTTTGATGATTCAGCCTGA
- a CDS encoding SPOR domain-containing protein: protein MKTRVFLTATIVAMGLGGAAMAQALRNADGPAETPPASFTANQYVDSRGCVYIRAGISGNVTWVPRVNRSRRQLCGFEPSLGGATQVATATPTPAPAPVPTPTPQAPAPTPVVAPAPQPAPAARQTPPAAIPQPAPVTPTPRVVATPAPEPAPRTMTRSEFCEGRSGPQPGFISDRTGETIVCGAPAVTQVAAVVPPTLQPTPATAPQPTPATASRPRLSRAEACADSAATGRQYASTLTGALLQCGPQTGAVISASVAGTIGSGPLVAPSGRTPVNRATACADMQATGRRYVSTSTGLPLDCGSQGGIMAALFGWGRTPTVPTTRAVQPEMLTYGRTLGTAAAPRSCTSIGMTGGTGYGLNCQTSPEIVTRSARGFGRTPPYSNPEFTGAWTAARAPVTPDGYTKVWDDGRLNSQRGLPEGNAQGLRQPEATPATRVSTRSVQQPAATADRFVQVATYASRADAQRVAQGLRAQGLPMRIGVYTRGGTEYRIVMAGPFNSATALQSALNTVRGAGYSGASTRN, encoded by the coding sequence ATGAAGACGCGTGTATTTTTGACAGCGACAATCGTTGCGATGGGTTTGGGTGGTGCTGCAATGGCGCAGGCGCTGCGTAACGCCGATGGACCCGCGGAAACGCCGCCCGCGTCATTTACTGCCAACCAATATGTGGATAGCCGTGGCTGCGTTTACATTCGCGCTGGTATTTCCGGAAATGTGACATGGGTGCCGCGTGTGAACCGGTCGCGCCGACAGCTGTGTGGCTTTGAACCGTCGCTGGGTGGGGCAACGCAGGTCGCTACGGCAACGCCGACCCCAGCGCCTGCACCAGTTCCAACGCCAACACCCCAAGCACCTGCACCGACACCTGTTGTGGCCCCGGCGCCGCAGCCTGCGCCCGCTGCCCGGCAAACGCCCCCCGCCGCCATTCCGCAACCCGCGCCCGTGACGCCCACGCCGCGCGTGGTCGCAACGCCTGCACCGGAACCTGCGCCGCGCACAATGACCCGCTCGGAGTTTTGTGAAGGGCGCAGTGGACCGCAACCCGGTTTCATCAGCGACCGCACGGGCGAGACGATCGTTTGTGGTGCGCCAGCCGTTACCCAGGTGGCCGCAGTTGTTCCCCCGACGCTGCAACCAACGCCCGCTACCGCGCCGCAACCAACCCCCGCCACCGCTTCGCGACCACGGCTGAGCCGGGCCGAGGCCTGTGCCGATAGTGCCGCGACGGGTCGTCAATATGCCAGCACCCTGACCGGTGCGTTGCTGCAATGCGGCCCGCAAACCGGCGCGGTCATCAGTGCCAGCGTCGCGGGCACAATCGGCTCCGGCCCCCTTGTGGCCCCGTCCGGGCGCACACCCGTTAATCGCGCAACGGCCTGCGCCGATATGCAAGCCACCGGGCGGCGCTATGTCAGTACCTCCACGGGTCTGCCGCTGGATTGCGGTTCGCAAGGCGGGATCATGGCCGCACTCTTTGGTTGGGGGCGCACGCCAACGGTGCCGACGACTCGCGCTGTGCAGCCTGAAATGCTGACCTATGGGCGCACGCTGGGCACCGCCGCCGCGCCACGGTCCTGCACCAGCATCGGCATGACGGGCGGCACTGGCTATGGATTGAATTGCCAGACCAGCCCGGAAATTGTGACACGCTCGGCACGGGGGTTTGGCCGCACACCACCCTATTCGAATCCCGAATTTACAGGCGCCTGGACGGCGGCGCGCGCGCCCGTGACGCCCGATGGTTATACCAAGGTTTGGGATGATGGGCGCCTTAACAGCCAGCGCGGCCTGCCCGAAGGAAACGCCCAAGGTCTGCGCCAGCCGGAGGCAACACCTGCCACGCGGGTGTCAACGCGGTCGGTGCAGCAACCCGCCGCGACTGCGGATCGGTTTGTGCAGGTTGCGACCTATGCCTCGCGCGCGGATGCGCAACGGGTCGCACAGGGTCTGCGCGCCCAGGGTCTGCCCATGCGGATCGGCGTCTATACGCGCGGAGGCACTGAATACCGGATCGTCATGGCGGGGCCGTTCAATTCGGCAACAGCCTTGCAAAGCGCGCTGAACACCGTGCGCGGCGCAGGTTACAGCGGCGCAAGCACCCGCAACTGA
- the upp gene encoding uracil phosphoribosyltransferase yields the protein MSEHLTHVTHPLVQHKLSLMRDKHTSTAVFRQLLREISQLLAYEVTRDLPLTTRRIETPMESMDAPVLDGKKLALVSILRAGNGLLDGVLELVPSARVGFVGLYRDEETLKPVQYYCKLPEALEDRLVIAVDPMLATGNSSVAAMDLLKEAGATNIRFLCLLAAPEGIARMKEAHPDIPIVTAAVDNCLNEHGYIVPGLGDAGDRMFGTK from the coding sequence ATGAGCGAACACCTGACCCACGTCACCCACCCGTTGGTGCAACACAAGCTGAGCCTGATGCGCGACAAACACACGTCCACCGCCGTTTTCCGCCAGCTTCTGCGCGAGATTTCGCAGCTGCTGGCCTATGAGGTCACGCGCGATCTGCCGCTGACCACGCGCCGGATCGAGACGCCGATGGAATCGATGGACGCCCCGGTCCTGGATGGCAAAAAGCTCGCGCTGGTGTCGATCTTGCGGGCCGGAAACGGGTTGCTTGATGGGGTGCTTGAACTGGTCCCATCGGCCCGCGTCGGTTTTGTCGGGCTTTACCGTGACGAAGAAACCCTGAAGCCGGTGCAGTATTACTGCAAGCTGCCCGAAGCGCTCGAGGATCGCCTTGTGATCGCCGTTGATCCGATGCTGGCGACCGGAAATTCATCCGTGGCGGCAATGGATTTGCTGAAAGAAGCGGGCGCGACCAACATCCGGTTTTTGTGCCTGCTGGCCGCGCCCGAGGGAATCGCGCGTATGAAAGAAGCCCATCCAGATATCCCCATCGTCACAGCGGCTGTGGATAACTGCCTCAACGAGCATGGATATATTGTTCCGGGGCTAGGTGATGCGGGTGATCGGATGTTTGGCACAAAATAG
- a CDS encoding DMT family transporter — translation MAQTEPFKATVFIMIGMLTLGLSDNYVRMISADAGLWQFHATRAAMTLPLIIIASGLGLGALRPKRPLAVLGRSSLIALSMLIYFGCLAFLPIGVVVAGLFTAPIFVLLISVLFRGEGIGVLRWCAVAVGFVGALLVIQPTDGSLTALSFVPIIAGLLYACGAVATRSWCEGEGTAALVLGFFATLGIFGLLGMAALAIWPQDVAAGNDGFIARGAVPFTSDFLFWTAVQALGAIIGIGCLTKAYQIGEASFVAINEYSLIVFASFWAYLIWDETLGWLAVVGIVLIVASGAVITLRARRA, via the coding sequence ATGGCGCAGACCGAACCATTCAAGGCAACGGTATTCATCATGATCGGCATGCTGACGCTGGGGTTGTCGGACAACTACGTGCGGATGATCTCGGCTGATGCGGGGTTGTGGCAGTTTCACGCGACCCGTGCGGCGATGACCTTGCCGCTGATCATCATTGCATCGGGCCTCGGCCTCGGGGCGTTGCGCCCCAAGCGTCCGCTTGCCGTGTTGGGCCGCAGTAGTCTCATTGCGCTGTCGATGCTGATCTATTTCGGCTGCCTTGCGTTCCTGCCCATCGGGGTGGTCGTCGCGGGCCTGTTCACCGCACCGATTTTCGTGTTGTTGATTTCGGTCCTGTTTCGCGGTGAAGGAATCGGCGTCCTGCGCTGGTGCGCTGTGGCCGTGGGTTTCGTCGGGGCCCTGCTGGTGATCCAGCCCACCGATGGATCGCTGACGGCCCTGTCATTCGTGCCGATCATCGCTGGTTTGCTATATGCCTGCGGGGCGGTTGCCACGCGATCATGGTGCGAAGGTGAAGGGACGGCTGCGCTCGTATTGGGCTTTTTCGCCACCCTCGGCATTTTCGGGCTGCTGGGCATGGCTGCGCTGGCGATCTGGCCGCAGGACGTGGCGGCGGGAAATGACGGTTTTATCGCACGCGGGGCGGTGCCGTTTACCAGTGATTTCCTGTTCTGGACGGCGGTGCAGGCCTTGGGCGCAATTATCGGCATCGGCTGCCTGACCAAGGCCTATCAGATTGGCGAGGCAAGTTTTGTGGCGATCAACGAATACTCACTGATCGTCTTTGCATCCTTCTGGGCCTATCTCATCTGGGACGAAACGCTGGGCTGGCTGGCGGTGGTCGGGATTGTGCTGATCGTTGCTTCGGGCGCGGTGATCACCTTGCGGGCGCGGCGCGCATGA
- a CDS encoding adenosine deaminase — MTFNSMPKVELHLHLEGAAPPAFIAGLAREKSIDISEIFDENGGYAYRDFEHFLRVYEAACTTLTGPEEFYRLTKAVLEESASHGVVYSETFLSPDFCGGGDLSAWRDYLAAMEMAADEAERDMGITLRGIITCIRHFGPEQAKTAAKCAAETKGRFITGFGMAGAEMVGRPGDYAYSFDMAREAGLQLTCHAGEWGGPDMVADTIRDLRVERIGHGINAIKDPALVDQMAQTGVVLEVCPGSNVFLKASGGWADHPIKPLRDAGVKVTVSTDDPPFFHTTMTDEFVNLAKTFGWDDSDLRALNETALAAAFCDEDTRAKIAKKLEAT, encoded by the coding sequence ATGACGTTCAACTCCATGCCAAAGGTCGAATTGCACCTGCATCTGGAGGGGGCCGCACCGCCTGCGTTCATCGCTGGTCTTGCCCGTGAAAAAAGCATCGATATCAGCGAGATATTCGATGAAAACGGCGGCTATGCCTATCGCGATTTTGAACATTTCCTGCGCGTTTATGAGGCTGCTTGCACCACGCTGACCGGCCCCGAGGAATTTTACCGTCTGACCAAGGCGGTGCTGGAAGAAAGCGCCAGCCACGGCGTTGTCTATTCCGAAACCTTCCTGTCGCCCGATTTTTGCGGCGGTGGCGATCTGTCTGCCTGGCGCGACTATCTGGCGGCGATGGAAATGGCCGCCGACGAGGCCGAGCGCGATATGGGTATCACGCTGCGCGGCATCATTACCTGCATCCGCCATTTCGGCCCCGAACAGGCCAAAACCGCCGCCAAATGCGCCGCTGAAACCAAGGGCCGCTTCATCACCGGCTTTGGTATGGCGGGGGCGGAAATGGTCGGACGTCCGGGCGATTACGCCTATAGTTTCGACATGGCGCGCGAGGCCGGATTGCAACTGACCTGCCATGCGGGCGAATGGGGCGGGCCGGATATGGTGGCCGACACGATCCGCGATCTGCGGGTTGAACGCATCGGCCACGGAATCAATGCGATCAAAGACCCCGCGCTGGTCGATCAGATGGCGCAAACAGGTGTCGTGCTCGAGGTTTGCCCGGGGTCAAATGTTTTTCTCAAGGCGTCGGGGGGCTGGGCCGATCACCCGATCAAACCCTTGCGCGATGCAGGCGTCAAGGTGACGGTGTCGACCGACGATCCACCGTTTTTCCACACCACGATGACGGATGAATTTGTAAATCTGGCCAAGACATTCGGCTGGGACGACAGCGATTTGCGCGCGCTTAACGAAACCGCCCTTGCGGCGGCGTTCTGTGATGAGGACACCCGCGCCAAGATCGCCAAAAAGCTGGAGGCCACATGA
- a CDS encoding AMP-binding protein has translation MGWMQDETGLEKCAANHVPLTPLSHLQRAARVFAGHEALVYGTTRRTYAQYHARVSQLASALQLAGVAPGDVVATLLPNVPAQCEAAFGVPACGAVLNTINIRLDADTIAYIFDHGGAKVVLADSQFLPLTMAAIDLMDGPAPLVIEVPDIEAGVPEIGEQMDYETFLETGDPAFDWIMPTDEWESLALNYTSGTTGRPKGVVYHHRGAYLMTMGTPISWRMVLHPRYLTIVPLFHCNGWNHTWMLPVIGGTAICCRDVTAAAIYCAIADEGVTHFGGAPIVLNLLVNAADSDRRTFDHTIEVFTAGAPPAAATLAAISKLGFHVTQVYGLTETYGHVTECLWNDDWDTLPRDQQAAIQARQGVAMPMMEDVTVVDDSGAQVLMDGKTQGEIVMRGNSVMKGYLKNPEATAKAFMGGYFHSEDLAIQHPDGHMQIADRAKDIIISGGENISSVEVEGALMHHPDVNLCAVVAMADDKWGEVPCAFVELKSGHSVDEAALIAFTRERLAGFKCPKKVVFQELPKTSTGKIQKFELRKMLR, from the coding sequence ATGGGATGGATGCAAGACGAAACCGGCCTGGAAAAATGTGCCGCCAACCATGTGCCGCTGACGCCTCTGAGCCATCTGCAACGGGCCGCGCGGGTTTTCGCGGGTCACGAGGCGCTGGTCTATGGCACAACCCGGCGCACCTATGCACAGTATCACGCGCGGGTTTCGCAACTGGCATCGGCGCTGCAACTGGCCGGTGTTGCCCCGGGTGATGTTGTCGCTACGCTTCTGCCCAATGTCCCCGCACAATGCGAAGCCGCTTTTGGCGTCCCGGCCTGCGGTGCGGTGCTCAACACGATCAATATCCGGCTTGATGCGGACACGATCGCCTATATCTTCGATCACGGTGGCGCCAAGGTGGTGCTGGCCGACAGCCAGTTCCTGCCCCTCACGATGGCCGCGATTGACCTGATGGACGGCCCGGCCCCGCTGGTCATCGAAGTCCCCGATATTGAGGCAGGCGTGCCCGAAATCGGCGAACAGATGGATTATGAAACCTTCCTTGAAACCGGCGATCCGGCATTTGACTGGATCATGCCCACGGATGAATGGGAAAGCCTTGCGCTCAATTACACGTCCGGCACCACCGGGCGGCCCAAAGGCGTGGTCTATCACCATCGCGGGGCCTATCTGATGACGATGGGCACGCCCATTTCATGGCGCATGGTGCTGCATCCACGCTACCTGACGATTGTGCCGCTGTTTCATTGCAACGGCTGGAACCACACTTGGATGCTGCCGGTCATTGGTGGCACGGCGATCTGCTGTCGCGACGTGACGGCGGCCGCGATCTACTGTGCGATTGCCGACGAAGGGGTGACGCATTTTGGCGGCGCGCCCATCGTGTTGAACCTGCTGGTCAACGCAGCGGACAGTGACCGCCGCACTTTTGATCACACGATCGAAGTGTTCACCGCAGGTGCGCCGCCCGCTGCAGCCACCCTCGCCGCGATCAGCAAACTGGGGTTCCATGTCACGCAGGTTTACGGGCTGACCGAAACCTATGGCCATGTCACCGAATGCCTGTGGAACGATGATTGGGATACCCTGCCCCGCGATCAACAGGCCGCCATTCAGGCGCGTCAGGGGGTTGCCATGCCGATGATGGAAGACGTGACCGTCGTGGATGACAGCGGCGCGCAGGTCTTGATGGATGGCAAGACGCAGGGCGAGATCGTGATGCGCGGCAATTCCGTGATGAAGGGCTATCTGAAAAACCCCGAGGCCACGGCAAAGGCATTCATGGGCGGTTATTTTCATTCCGAAGATCTGGCCATTCAGCACCCCGACGGTCACATGCAGATCGCCGACCGCGCCAAGGACATCATCATATCGGGCGGCGAAAATATCAGCAGCGTCGAGGTCGAAGGCGCCTTGATGCACCACCCAGATGTGAACCTCTGCGCTGTGGTGGCAATGGCCGACGACAAATGGGGCGAAGTGCCCTGCGCCTTTGTCGAATTGAAATCGGGTCATAGCGTCGATGAGGCCGCGCTTATTGCCTTTACGCGCGAACGACTGGCCGGGTTCAAATGCCCCAAGAAGGTGGTGTTTCAGGAACTGCCGAAAACATCGACCGGCAAAATTCAAAAGTTCGAGCTGCGCAAGATGCTGCGCTGA